One Oligoflexus sp. DNA segment encodes these proteins:
- a CDS encoding glutathione S-transferase family protein → MDMTLVVGSKTFSSWSLRPWLVLKQTNIPFTEVVIPLNQVATREQIKRYSPSGRIPVLLHGDVRIWDSLAIAEYLHELFPDKGLWPQNMADRALARSVSAEMHSGFGAMRQQLSMNVTKRFSTPDLTDDTQSDLKRVFDIWNECLNRSGGPFLFGSFTIADAMYAPVTTRLTTYSIPLTGAIEKYVHTMGALPAMQEWVRSAIGEAEGS, encoded by the coding sequence ATGGATATGACTTTGGTTGTGGGCTCCAAGACTTTTTCATCATGGTCACTGCGCCCCTGGCTTGTTCTGAAGCAAACCAACATCCCGTTCACGGAAGTTGTGATCCCCTTGAACCAGGTTGCGACGCGTGAGCAGATCAAGAGATATTCCCCTTCGGGACGAATCCCCGTTCTCCTGCATGGTGATGTTCGCATCTGGGATTCATTGGCCATCGCGGAATATCTCCATGAGCTTTTTCCGGACAAAGGCCTGTGGCCGCAAAACATGGCCGACCGTGCCCTGGCCCGCAGCGTCAGCGCCGAGATGCATTCAGGCTTTGGCGCCATGCGCCAGCAGCTTTCGATGAATGTCACGAAACGCTTTTCCACACCTGATCTGACCGATGACACGCAAAGCGATCTGAAACGTGTCTTCGATATTTGGAATGAATGTCTGAACCGCTCCGGTGGCCCCTTCCTCTTCGGCTCTTTTACGATTGCGGATGCGATGTATGCGCCGGTTACTACGCGATTGACCACGTATTCCATACCTTTGACAGGCGCGATCGAAAAATACGTTCACACCATGGGCGCATTG